A stretch of DNA from Mesomycoplasma lagogenitalium:
AATTTCAATTGATTTTTTTACTTCTGAAAAAGGAAGAGCAACTCTTGCATGTAGTGAAACCGCGCCAACTTCGTGTGCACGAAGCATTTCATTATAAGTTCCAAAAAATCTTCCTTCACCTTTTCTTCCTTTTTCGCTTTTATCTTCTTTAGTTAAATAATATAACCCAAGAATCATATCTTGCGATGGGTTAACAATTGGTTCTCCATCTTTTGGACCTAAAATGTTTTTATTAGCAAACATTAGTTCTCTTGTTTCCCTAATTGCCTCTGGAGAAATTGGCACGTGAACAGCCATTTGATCACCATCAAAATCGGCATTAAATCCAGCTGTTACAAGTGGGTGTAATTTAATTGCACGACCTCTAACTAAAACCGGTTCAAAAGCTCTAATGGATAGACGGTGCAATGAAGGAGCACGGTTTAATAAAACCAATTTTCCTTCAATTACTTTTGCAACATGTGGTCAAATAATTGGATTTAATTCTTCAATCATTTTTCTTGCACTTTTTATCGATGATGATAATTCTTGTTCAATTAATCTTCTAATAATTCATGGTTCAAATAATTTAGCCGCCATTTCCCGAGGTATTCCTACTTGATGCATTTTTAAATTAGGACCAACAACGATAACACTTCTACCTGAATAATCGACTCTTTTTCCAAGTAAATTTTGTCTAAAACGCCCTTTTTTACCTGTTAAAGCATCTGAAATCGATTTTAATGGTCTTCCATCTTTTGCAGAAATTGGCGCTGGACTTCTTCTTTGATTATCGATTAATGCATCAACAGCTTCTTGAATCATTCTTAATTCGTTTTGAATAATTAAAATAGGGGCATCATTTTCATATCATTTTTTCAAACGATTATTTCTAATGATGATTCTTCTATATAATTCGTTTATATCGCTTGTTGAATGTCTTCCTCCATCCAATTGAATTAATGGTCTTAAATCAGCGGGAATAACTGGTAAATTAGTTATCAACATTGAAAGAGGATCTTGCCCTGAATTAATAAAAGAATTAATAACTTGTAATCTTTTGTATAGTTTATCTCTTTCTTGGATTTTGGTAGATGTTTTTTTCTCAGGACTTAAATTTTGAATTTCATCAACTAATGTCTTGATTTTATCTCTTTCCTCTTCTAAATTAATATTAGATAAAAGATATTTAATCGCTTCAGCTCCTGTTGAAATTTTAGCATCAGAATATTCTTCAATAATTTCGTTTAATTCATAAAAATCAATTCCATATTCTTTTCCTAATTTCGAAGTCGCTCTTTCACTTAAATCTTTTAGTGCTTCGGATAACTCTTCATATTCTTCGGTATCTGGTTCATACTTTTCCCTTATTTCTAATAGAGCATCTTTATAAATAACACCAGCTTCATTTAATTCGATAATTTGATTTTTAGGAAGAGCTTTAATCCCTCCAGATTCTAAAATAATGTGGGCTTTGTAGTAAATTAACGATTCTAAAGATGATTTTGAAACAGCTTTATTACTATCTTCAGTTTTTATTCCTAATAACTTAGAAATAATAGAATGGTCGATTCTGAAAAATCAAAAGTGTACAACTGGTGAATTTAATGCAATATGTCCCATTCTTGATCTACGAGAAATTTTAGGTAAAATTTCAGATTTAGAACTTTTACATAATTCAGTTGCTGAACAGTTTGTTCCTTCATTAGATTTTTTATATTTTCTACCACAAATAGAACATTTATAATCGATAACTGGTCCGAAAATTAATTCATCAAACAATCCTTCTCTTTCAGGTTTAAAAGTTTTATAATTGATGGTTTCAGCTTTTGTAACTTCACCATTTGATCATTCTAAAACATCTTCAGAAGTTGCGAGTGAAAGTGAAATTTTATCAATTGAATTTTCATCAATTGTCGCATATTTTCTTGTAATTTTATTATTTTTGTTTTTGTTCATTAATATTCACCATCCTCATCATTATAATCATCATAATCATTATTTTTTGATAAATATTCTTTAATAATATCTGGAGAATATTCATCTTCAAGACTGATTTCATTTGAATCATATTGAATTTCTCTTTCAACCTCAGAAAAATCTGCTTCTTGATAATTTTCTTTTTTATGAACTTCTAATTTAATTCCTAAACCTCTTAATTCATATGCTAAAACATTAAATGATTCAGGCATTCCTGGTTTTGGAATTCTTCCTCCCGTTGCTAAAACATTATAGAGAATATTTCTTCCTTGAATATTATCTGATTTATAAGTTAAAATTTCTTGTAAAACAGTAGTAGCACCAAACGCCTCTAGCGCTCATGTTTCCATTTCTCCGAATCTTTGTCCACCATTTTGTGATTTACCACCAAGAGGTTGTTGAGTAATTAAAGAATAAGGACCAACACTACGAGCGTTCATTTTATCATCAACCATATGTTGAAGTTTAAGCATATACATAACACCGACTGAAACTTCATTATCAAAAGGAATTCCTGTCATTCCATCATATAATTTAAATTTACCAGAAGTTGGTAAATTAGCTTCTTTTAAAACGCTTGTTATGTTATTATTTTTCACTCCATCAAATACTGGAGAAACGAATTTAACATTTAATTTTTTAGCAGCCATTCCTAAATGAAGTTCTAGCACTTGACCAATATTCATCCTTGAAGGAACCCCTTGTGGATTTAATAAAATATCTACCGGTGTTCCATCTTCTAGATAAGGCATATCTTCTACTGGTAAAACTAAGGAAATAACACCTTTGTTTCCGTGGCGACCTGCCATTTTATCTCCGACTTTAATTTTTCTTTTTTGAGCTATAAATACTTTAATAATTTTATCAATACCATCTTCTAAAACATCACCTTGAGCTCTTGATAAGATTTGAACATCAATAACAGTTCCTGAATCACCATTTTTAACTTTTAATGATGTATCTTTTTGATTAGATGCTTTATTTCCGAAAATAGCATTCATCAATTTTTCCTCTGGTGTAGGATTATCTTCCCCTTTAGGACTTGTTCTACCTACTAAAATATCTCCAGTACTTACTTCTGAACCGATACGAACAATACCGTTTTCATCTAAATGTCTTTTTGAACGAGTAGATGCATTGGGTATATCGTAAGTTAAAATATCATCTCCTGCTTTAGAAGCTCTAAATTGAATTGTTTGTTCTTCTATATGAATAGATGTATAAACATCATCTTTTACTAGTTTTTCACTAATAATAATTGCATCTTCGTAATTAAATCCATTTCAAGTAGTAAATGCTACTAAAACGTTTTTTCCTAATGCTAGTTCCCCGTCTTTTGTTGATGGACCATCACAAATTAAATCGCCAGCTTCAACAACATCTCCAACTTTAACAATTGGTTTTTGAGTAATAACTGTTCCTTGATTAGATCTTTCAAAAATTCTTAAATTATAATTAGTAATTTCGCCTTTTTCTTGTTCTTGAATTTTAATTTGTTGTGAATCGACAAAAATTACTTTACCAGCTTTTTTTGCTCTTAAATTTGTTGCCGCATATTTTGCAACATCATATTCCACCCCGGTTCCAACTAGTGGCGCTTCTGAATCGATTAATGGAACTGCTTGTCTTTGCATATTAGCACCCATTAATGCCCGATTAGCATCGTCATTTTCTAAAAATGGAATTGCACTTGAAGCGATTGATGTCATTTGTTTTGAAGCAACATCAATATAATCAACTTCTGTTGGTTTAACCATTAAATATTGATGATCTTTTCTAACTGTAATTAAATCACCGATTATTTTATTATTTTCATCAACTTCAATCGAAGATTGAGCAAAAGTAAAACCATATTCTTGTACAGCGGTTAATCATTCAACTTTATCATAATTAATAATTCCATCTTCTACAGGATAATATGGTGCTTGAATAAATCCGTGTTTATCAACCTTTGAATAAGATGCTAAATTTAAAATAAGTCCGATGTTTTGTCCCTCGGGTGTTTCAATTGGACAAATTCTTCCATAGTGAGTTGCATGAACATCCCGAACTTCGAATTGGGCTGTATCTCTATTAAGACCTCCAGGTCCTAATGATGTAACTCTTCTTTTATTTGCTATTTCTGCAAGCGGATTAATTTGATCCATGAATTGCGATAATTTTGAAGTGTTAAAAAATGATTTAAATTGATTATAAATCGGTTTGTTATTAGTGATTGTTTTAGGATTAATTTTTTCCAATTCTTTTGAAGAAAGTTTTTCTTTAGCGTGTTTTTCTAATTTGGTTAATCCAATTAAAAATTGATTTTGTAATAATTCACCAACTCCAACAACCCTTTTATTTACAAGTGAATCTGGATCATCTTCTTTTCCTAAATTATCTATTAAATTAAAATAGTATGAAACTGTTGCGATTAAATCGGAAATTAATAAATGCATTTCAGTTGATGTTGGATCATTTGCAATAACTAAAATTGGTTCTTTGTTTAATTCTAGTGATTTTTTATTTGGTCACACTTTTACCATTACAACTTTATTTCTATTAATTAAATTTTTATGAGCTTCAAGTTGTTTTCCATAAACTTCCGGTGTTATATCCGGAATTTCTGTTGTTGGTAAAATTTCATTATCAAATTGTCTTTGAATTTTTAAAGCAATTTTTGGAGTAATAAAAGTACCTTTTTTAAATAATACTTCTCCGTTAACAGAAACTAAATCTTGTGCTAGATAAGTTTCTAAAATTCTTTCTACTAAATTTAACTTTCTATTTAGCATATATCTACCAGTTTTTGAAAGATTATATCTACGATCGTTAAATAAAGTTAGAGGAATTAAATTAGCAACGGCATCATCGGTGATTCTATCTCCTTTTCTAATGATACGATAAATGGTTTCAAGATTTTCTTTACTTGAATCAACTTTTTCCTTTTTAAGCGATTCTTGTAAAACTTCAGAATTACCAAATAAAGTGGTAAAAGTTTCTTTTTTCAAACCTAGACCATTTAAAAATGTTACTAATGGAATGTTTTTATGTTTATCAATTCTTATTTTTACTGTATCTGTTGAATTACCAGTAACTCTATGAAAAATTTCAATTCATGAACCTAATTGTGGTAAAATTTCAACTTTGTTAAATAAATCATCTGCTTGTTTGTTACGCACATTTTTACCAAAATAAGCTCCTGCTGATCTGATTAATTGAGCTACAATAACTTTTTCTGAACC
This window harbors:
- a CDS encoding DNA-directed RNA polymerase subunit beta; protein product: MSYKIRKFGHSSERRDYSKTKVTLETPDFLEPQRESFEWFLKEGIEESLNKIYPIISTNGKIEIQYVPGTVRVDVPENEFNAIKEAKQKGTSYVGKIYALLRKHTVETGELDDKEVLYGEVPLMTSGGTFIINGSEKVIVAQLIRSAGAYFGKNVRNKQADDLFNKVEILPQLGSWIEIFHRVTGNSTDTVKIRIDKHKNIPLVTFLNGLGLKKETFTTLFGNSEVLQESLKKEKVDSSKENLETIYRIIRKGDRITDDAVANLIPLTLFNDRRYNLSKTGRYMLNRKLNLVERILETYLAQDLVSVNGEVLFKKGTFITPKIALKIQRQFDNEILPTTEIPDITPEVYGKQLEAHKNLINRNKVVMVKVWPNKKSLELNKEPILVIANDPTSTEMHLLISDLIATVSYYFNLIDNLGKEDDPDSLVNKRVVGVGELLQNQFLIGLTKLEKHAKEKLSSKELEKINPKTITNNKPIYNQFKSFFNTSKLSQFMDQINPLAEIANKRRVTSLGPGGLNRDTAQFEVRDVHATHYGRICPIETPEGQNIGLILNLASYSKVDKHGFIQAPYYPVEDGIINYDKVEWLTAVQEYGFTFAQSSIEVDENNKIIGDLITVRKDHQYLMVKPTEVDYIDVASKQMTSIASSAIPFLENDDANRALMGANMQRQAVPLIDSEAPLVGTGVEYDVAKYAATNLRAKKAGKVIFVDSQQIKIQEQEKGEITNYNLRIFERSNQGTVITQKPIVKVGDVVEAGDLICDGPSTKDGELALGKNVLVAFTTWNGFNYEDAIIISEKLVKDDVYTSIHIEEQTIQFRASKAGDDILTYDIPNASTRSKRHLDENGIVRIGSEVSTGDILVGRTSPKGEDNPTPEEKLMNAIFGNKASNQKDTSLKVKNGDSGTVIDVQILSRAQGDVLEDGIDKIIKVFIAQKRKIKVGDKMAGRHGNKGVISLVLPVEDMPYLEDGTPVDILLNPQGVPSRMNIGQVLELHLGMAAKKLNVKFVSPVFDGVKNNNITSVLKEANLPTSGKFKLYDGMTGIPFDNEVSVGVMYMLKLQHMVDDKMNARSVGPYSLITQQPLGGKSQNGGQRFGEMETWALEAFGATTVLQEILTYKSDNIQGRNILYNVLATGGRIPKPGMPESFNVLAYELRGLGIKLEVHKKENYQEADFSEVEREIQYDSNEISLEDEYSPDIIKEYLSKNNDYDDYNDEDGEY